From Mytilus trossulus isolate FHL-02 unplaced genomic scaffold, PNRI_Mtr1.1.1.hap1 h1tg000103l__unscaffolded, whole genome shotgun sequence, one genomic window encodes:
- the LOC134699958 gene encoding uncharacterized protein LOC134699958, with product MELPKEARDAIKKTYRAMDENGDGRVSVAEVRRASKRIGIEFSMDQIKQMMGELDDNGDGFINYPEFERMITTFIQGDTEEVNAARKIFQSMDVDGDGKVTVPEIVSSLKVSKAEAKELMEEADTDNDGKMSFEEFLNVYRGHDG from the exons ATGGAATTACCGAAAGAGGCACGTGATG CTATAAAAAAGACATATCGTGCTATGGATGAGAATGGTGATGGCCGTGTCTCTGTAGCAGAGGTCAGGAGAGCTTCTAAACGTATAGGAATAGAGTTCAGCATGGATCAGATCAAACAGATGATGGGGGAGCTGGATGATAACG GTGATGGTTTTATAAATTATCCTGAATTTGAGAGGATGATTACAACCTTTATTCAAGGAGATACAGAAGAAGTTAACGCAGCACGAAAAATATTCCAATCTATGGACGTGGACGGTGACGGCAAAGTGACAGTTCCGGAAATAGTATCTTcattaaaagtatcaaaagcGGAAGCCAAAGAACTTATGGAAGAAGCTGACACTGATAATGATGGGAAAATGTCGTTTGAAG